In one Cercospora beticola chromosome 1, complete sequence genomic region, the following are encoded:
- a CDS encoding uncharacterized protein (BUSCO:EOG09265B95~antiSMASH:Cluster_6), with product MAESRISPYNLADLKNTTDDALGNYLRSLGFVQDNSKLDVRLALGYVSVVIAGATFVADYKLGWEATKIWTAVAVAAYALLSAAMTYWMWAVEKGLVFEGTRSGKKISIFSRTKKHDPTYYLEIHASSLSNANDTSTREIKVPFTTWFTQDGYFVAKPFQQWLASSVEAVGDADLKNAKRDERDELASPTAQYELLQAATKAQTTTGAEAAEKGTQRKSKRKA from the exons ATGGCCGAATCCCGCATATCGCCGTACAATTTGGCTGATCTGAAGAACACGACCGACGATGCTCTGGGAAACTATTTGCGATCACTGGGCTTCGTCCAGGATAACTCGAAGCTGGACGTTCGACTTGCATTGGGCTATGTCTCGGTAGTGATTGCTGGTGCAACATTTGTGGCAGACTACAAACTCGGGTGGGAAGCCACCAAGATCTGGACTGCCGTGGCAGTCGCAGCATACGCCCTGCTCAGTGCAGCCATGACCTATTGGATGTGGGCTGTGGAGAAAGGGCTAGTGTTCGAGGGCACGCGCTCAGGGAAGAAG atctccatcttctcccgcACGAAAAAGCACGACCCGACCTACTATCTTGAGATCCACGCCTCGTCGCTATCGAATGCCAATGACACTTCTACACGGGAGATCAAAGTCCCTTTCACGACGTGGTTCACACAAGATGGCTACTTTGTCGCCAAGCCATTTCAGCAATGGCTCGCGAGCAGCGTGGAAGCTGTTGGTGATGCTGATCTGAAGAACGCGAAGCGCGACGAGAGAGACGAGTTGGCATCTCCTACAGCACAGTATGAGCTGTTGCAGGCGGCGACGAAAGCACAAACGACAACCGGAGCGGAAGCCGCGGAGAAGGGAACACAGAGGAAGAGTAAGCGAAAAGCTTGA
- a CDS encoding uncharacterized protein (BUSCO:EOG0926431P~antiSMASH:Cluster_6) yields MTGIVEQQIHRDPALFYWILLPITIVMVLTGILRHYLSTLLQSSPKPQPLAKTRQQRSLLRMQNLRVNNTQISRAAFEKRKEFYHEAVKDGRFLADPENRGKPPANPLTDPGAMDGMMGAMKGNVAMMVPQSLIMGWINAFFSGYVIMKLPFPLTPQFKQMLQAGVGTRDLDVRWVSSLSWYFLTLFGLQPVYNFILGSNNAASQIAQQMAQSQMGQNPMGGQEDPDKLFKAEIENLEVIEHKYILDGVEERLLAKLNATI; encoded by the exons ATGACGGGCATTGTTGAGCAGCAGATCCACCGTGATCCTGCTCTGTT CTACTGGATCTTGCTGCCAATCACCATAGTCATGGTCCTTACTGGTATCCTGCGCCACTACCTATCGACCTTGCTACAATCCAGCCCCAAACCACAGCCCCTCGCCAAGACACGACAACAGCGCTCTCTGCTCCGCATGCAGAACCTTCGAGTCAATAATACGCAGATCTCCCGTGCAGCATTTGAGAAGCGCAAGGAGTTCTATCATGAAGCGGTCAAGGACGGCAGATTTTTGGCAGATCCTGAGAACAGAGGGAAACCTCCGGCCAATCCGTTGACAGATCCGGGAGCTATGGACGGCATGATGGGCGCCATGAAGGGTAATGTAGCCATGATGGTTCCACAATCCTTGATCATGGGCTGGATCAACGCCTTCTTTAGCGGCTATGTTATCA TGAAATTGCCCTTCCCACTTACTCCGCAATTCAAGCAGATGTTGCAAGCCGGTGTCGGTACCAGAGATCTAGATGTCAGATGGGTGAGCAGTCTGAGTTGGTACTTCCTGACTCTATTCGGATTGCAGCCAGTATACAACTTTATACTGGGCAGCAACAATG CTGCCTCACAAATCGCTCAACAGATGGCCCAGTCACAAATGGGCCAGAACCCCATGGGTGGACAAGAAGACCCAGACAAGCTGTTCAAGGCTGAAATTGAGAACCTAGAAGTTATCGAGCACAAATACATACTTGATGGCGTGGAGGAAAGGCTGTTAGCTAAGCTAAACGCCACCATATGA
- the CTB6 gene encoding Ketoreductase ctb6 (SMCOG1010:NAD-dependent epimerase/dehydratase~antiSMASH:Cluster_6), translated as MADSLVLLTGATGFIGFRILIELLRQGYSVRAVIRSAGKGQWLESRLTAVMKGSDYKDRFETTTVADFVTDGAFDQAAENTSYIIHVASPIVSSDNPDDWEHDFKRVAVKGSIGVLEAAKRSGTVRRVVITSSMVGLFSPKALFAEPSEVPLNAESRIPEMEPPYAHKMLAYQAGKIASINSAEAWIKNEKPAFDLVHMHPSFVTGRDDLATTREDLRKFSSNWHSMQIVLGHKNPIGKPILTCHNDDVARCHVLALDPKVTGNQSFLISCSPEDGSEWDDVKKFVQREFPEAVAQGVLPNDGHMPTVNKGVRFDVRKTEETFGFKHIPYEAQVLDVVKQYLELPEKDEGVEISTTA; from the coding sequence ATGGCCGactctctcgttctattgaCTGGTGCTACCGGCTTCATTGGCTTTCGTATCTTGATTGAGCTGCTCCGTCAAGGATACAGCGTGCGAGCTGTGATCCGCAGTGCTGGCAAGGGACAATGGCTTGAGTCGCGGCTGACTGCTGTGATGAAAGGCTCGGACTACAAGGACAGGTTCGAAACTACCACTGTGGCGGATTTCGTGACAGATGGAGCTTTCGATCAAGCAGCTGAGAACACGTCTTACATTATCCACGTGGCCAGCCCGATAGTCAGCTCGGACAACCCAGACGACTGGGAACACGACTTCAAACGTGTTGCTGTGAAAGGTAGTATTGGGGTCCTGGAGGCAGCCAAACGAAGCGGAACTGTGCGACGAGTCGTCATCACATCTAGCATGGTTGGACTTTTCTCGCCGAAAGCTCTTTTTGCTGAGCCATCTGAGGTGCCTCTGAATGCAGAATCGCGCATTCCGGAAATGGAGCCTCCTTATGCGCACAAAATGCTGGCATACCAAGCTGGGAAGATCGCAAGCATCAACAGCGCGGAAGCTTGGATCAAGAACGAGAAACCGGCGTTCGATCTTGTTCACATGCACCCGTCCTTCGTGACTGGTCGGGATGACCTAGCGACGACACGCGAGGATCTGCGGAAATTCTCGTCGAATTGGCATTCGATGCAGATTGTACTCGGCCACAAGAATCCTATCGGCAAGCCAATCCTGACATGTCACAACGATGATGTCGCTCGCTGTCATGTATTGGCGCTGGATCCCAAGGTCACGGGCAATCAGAGTTTCCTTATTTCGTGCAGTCCGGAGGATGGATCGGAATGGGATGATGTGAAGAAGTTCGTGCAGAGGGAGTTTCCTGAAGCGGTTGCGCAGGGCGTGTTGCCCAATGACGGTCACATGCCGACTGTCAATAAAGGCGTCAGATTCGACGTGCGGAAAACTGAGGAGACCTTTGGCTTCAAGCACATTCCCTATGAGGCACAAGTCCTTGATGTGGTCAAGCAGTACTTGGAGTTGCCGGAGAAGGATGAAGGGGTGGAGATCTCGACGACGGCGTAG
- the CTB4 gene encoding Cercosporin MFS transporter ctb4 (SMCOG1106:major facilitator transporter~antiSMASH:Cluster_6): protein MALPITDDDLDGLKQPYVTFSSGSASPPQSTTDAMDLEEQVLDAIKSDAFLVDWVGEDDKGNPQNLPYWRKWVITMSLALYALSTTFSSSVFGAATHVLAEEFALPAETVVLGCTSLFMVGFATGPIFWGPFSEAFGRTRPLLAGYLAFAVLQLPIADARSLTSICILRFLGGFFGAAPSSILSGILADIWSPRERGFAMPTVGAFLTIGPILGPLIGSVLVQSVLGWRWIANVVAIASFFIAVFTFPFLPETYTPLLLARRAERMRHMTRNWAYRSKSEEAQSSIGDFAERYLLRPARMLALEPILLMMTLYVSVSFGLLYNFFLAYPTSFIQERGWDQTTASLPLISILVGVIIAGALLSFTTNSRWAPNAKEGRPQETRLLLMMVGAVSLPAGMFLFAWTSSATMNPWPQILSGIPTGFGIHLINMQGMNYIIDSYKIYANSAIAANTFLRSLFAAGFPILATSMYAAIGVKWGTTILALLAVAMIPIPILFYYFGAKIRAKSKWQPPL from the exons ATGGCTCTCCCTATCACTGACGATGACCTCGACGGACTGAAGCAGCCCTATGTGACTTTCTCGTCTGGTTCAGCATCACCACCGCAATCGACGACTGACGCTATGGATCTCGAAGAGCAGGTACTCGACGCAATCAAGAGTGATGCTTTCCTGGTGGACTGggttggcgaggatgacAAGGGAAATCCTCAGAATCTACCTTACTGGCGCAAGTGGGTGATCACAATGTCTTTGGCATTGTATGCTCTCTCGACGACGTTTTCTTCGTCGGTCTTCGGGGCTGCAACGCACGTTCTCGCAGAAGAGTTTGCCTTGCCCGCGGAGACGGTCGTGCTCGGTTGCACTTCCCTCTTCATGGTAGGATTCGCTACCGGGCCCATCTTCTGGGG ACCCTTCAGCGAGGCTTTTGGCCGGACTCGACCTCTTCTGGCAGGCTACCTGGCCTTTGCGGTCCTGCAACTGCCCATCGCCGACGCAAGAAGTCTGACCTCCATATGTATCCTGCGCTTTCTGGGAGGATTCTTCGGCGCAGCGCCTTCGTCAATCCTGTCAGGCATCTTGGCAGATATCTGGTCTCCCAGAGAACGAGGTTTCGCTATGCCTACAGTTGGCGCGTTTCTGACTATCGGGCCAATCCTCGGACCGCTGATTGGATCAGTCCTCGTCCAGAGCGTGCTCGGTTGGCGGTGGATCGCGAATGTCGTTGCGATCGCCTCGTTCTTCATTGCTGTCTTTACCTTTCCATTCCTCCCCGAAACGTACACGCCATTGCTTTTGGCGCGTCGTGCTGAACGCATGCGACATATGACACGCAACTGGGCTTACCGTTCCAAATCTGAAGAAGCGCAGAGCAGTATTGGCGATTTTGCGGAGCGTTACTTGCTTCGGCCTGCTCGCATGCTGGCCCTTGAACCCATTCTTTTAATGATGACACTCTATGTCAGTGTGTCTTTCG GTCTGTTGTACAACTTCTTTCTGGCATACCCAACATCGTTCATTCAGGAGCGCGGCTGGGACCAGACGACTGCCAGTCTTCCActcatctccatcctcgTGGGCGTCATTATCGCAGGAGCACTACTTTCGTTTACGACCAACTCCAGATGGGCACCGAACGCCAAAGAGGGACGACCTCAGGAGACAAGACTTTTGCTCATGATGGTTGGCGCTGTCTCGCTCCCAGCTGGAATGTTCCTCTTCGCTTGGACAAGCTCCGCTACCATGAATCCTTGGCCTCAAATCTTGTCGGGTATTCCTACTGGCTTCGGTATCCACTTGATCAATATGCAGGGCATGAACTACATCATCGACTCTTACAAAATTTATGCGAACTCGGCCATAGCCGCTAACACCTTCTTGAGATCCCTGTTCGCTGCAGGATTTCCGATCTTGGC GACTTCGATGTATGCTGCAATCGGAGTAAAATGGGGAACGACCATTCTTGCATTGCTTGCAGTTGCCATGATCCCGATCCCGATACTGTTCTACTACTTCGGTGCCAAAATCAGAGCGAAGAGCAAGTGGCAGCCACCTTTGTAA
- the CTB2 gene encoding O-methyltransferase ctb2 (antiSMASH:Cluster_6~SMCOG1042:O-methyltransferase): MANRIEADNLFELTAELVSASAKLHKFLDQKNLPQPSFDAPAPSVALNTANKPYYDARSAIVEAAEQLIRLVRGPRDTLLALSFEHCATASMQVVFKYKFANHIPLHGSTTYSKIAEAVGDGVTTALVERTIQHCASFGLFETIPGGYVTHNATSSLLVTDPDLEAWMYLSAVIAYPAGAAIPKAVEQYGVSSEATEAGYGVSIGRKIAQFQRFREPDGKKDHEMFARAMRGIAAGGAYDFRHAVDGGYPWHLLTEGAGHLVVDVGGGPGHVAMALAEKYPSLRFQVQDLPETVQVGAKNCPEHLRKHVTFVAHDFMTPQPAHEVQDGEGIVYFARFILHDWSDKYATKIVQALATGLRPQDRIILNEVVVPEAGQVGRETERRMHDRDLLMLMNLNGRERTQSAFEAIFASVTPKLRLQRVIHPEQGELSLIEVTLDGVELPAQANGVNGHANGTNGVNGH, encoded by the exons ATGGCTAACCGAATTGAAGCGGACAATCTCTTTGAGCTCACGGCAGAGCTGGTCTCAGCCTCCGCCAAATTGCACAAGTTTCTCGACCAGAAGAACCTCCCGCAGCCATCTTTtgatgctccagctccatcgGTAGCTCTCAACACCGCCAACAAGCCTTACTACGATGCGAGAAGCGCGATTGTAGAGGCTGCTGAGCAACTCATCCGCCTGGTCCGTGGACCTCGCGATACTCTTCTCGCTCTGTCCTTCGAGCACTGTGCTACAGCATCGATGCAG GTCGTTTTCAAATACAAGTTTGCGAATCACATTCCGCTACATGGCTCGACAACTTATAGCAAGATTGCCGAAGCAGTCGGAGATGGTGTGACAACAGCTCTCGTTGAGCGCACGATACAACATTGCGCTTCCTTTGGCCTATTCGAGACGATCCCTGGCGGCTATGTTACTCACAATGCTACCTCGTCACTACTGGTCACCGATCCAGATCTCGAAGCCTGGATGTATCTCTCAGCGGTGATCGCTTACCCAGCTGGCGCAGCTATCCCCAAGGCCGTGGAGCAGTATGGCGTGAGCAGTGAGGCCACCGAAGCAGGGTACGGCGTGAGCATAGGAAGAAAGATTGCACAATTCCAGCGATTCCGCGAGCCCGATGGGAAGAAGGACCACGAGATGTTCGCACGAGCCATGCGTGGTATCGCAGCTGGTGGTGCATACGACTTCCGCCACGCAGTCGACGGCGGATACCCTTGGCACCTTCTCACAGAAGGCGCAGGACACCTGGTAGTGGATGTCGGCGGAGGTCCGGGCCACGTCGCCATGGCACTCGCGGAAAAGTACCCAAGCTTGCGATTCCAAGTCCAAGATCTACCCGAGACTGTCCAAGTGGGAGCGAAGAACTGCCCTGAACACCTTCGTAAACACGTAACCTTCGTGGCACATGATTTTATGACCCCTCAACCTGCTCATGAAGTGCAAGACGGCGAAGGAATCGTATACTTTGCTCGATTTATCCTGCACGACTGGAGTGACAAGTATGCCACGAAGATCGTGCAGGCGCTTGCCACTGGCTTGAGGCCACAAGACCGCATCATCTTGAACGAAGTGGTCGTTCCTGAAGCCGGGCAAGTTGGCAGAGAGACGGAACGAAGAATGCACGATCGTGATCtgctgatgttgatgaaCCTCAATGGACGTGAGCGGACACAGAGTGCATTCGAGGCGATCTTCGCTTCAGTGACTCCCAAGCTGCGGCTGCAGAGGGTCATTCACCCAGAGCAAGGCGAATTGTCGCTCATCGAGGTGACTCTTGATGGCGTTGAGCTTCCTGCCCAGGCGAATGGTGTCAATGGCCATGCGAATGGGACTAATGGCGTGAATGGTCATTAA